In Deinococcus sp. QL22, the following are encoded in one genomic region:
- a CDS encoding ROK family protein gives MMTTSPPLLALDIGGTSMRAALIQNGQITERREARTPKPSTPDALIAAATELAAPLAAHAIALGVACAGAVAGGRVTATAVHTFPGWTDVALAERLSVGLGLPCAALNDARAAAWGEWAAGAGRGTPEFMFITVSTGVGAGLVLGGRLHLAGNGLDAELGFVSVPAAWQPGEEVPPLGRLGPLEFESSGTALGGQAQLLGFADARALCDAAEVGNLQAEAVYTRSAALMAWKIADIAALLGVTRVALGGSVGLRPGYLTRVQASLALFPARYQPKVVHAELGADAGLIGAALWAGRG, from the coding sequence CGGCGGAACGTCCATGCGGGCGGCCCTGATTCAGAACGGCCAGATCACCGAACGCCGCGAAGCCCGGACGCCCAAACCGAGCACGCCCGACGCCCTGATTGCTGCTGCCACCGAATTGGCCGCGCCGCTGGCCGCACACGCCATCGCGCTCGGTGTGGCCTGTGCGGGCGCAGTCGCGGGCGGACGGGTCACCGCTACCGCCGTCCACACGTTTCCAGGCTGGACAGATGTGGCCCTGGCCGAACGCCTGAGTGTAGGGTTAGGCCTCCCCTGCGCCGCCCTGAACGATGCCCGCGCCGCCGCGTGGGGCGAGTGGGCTGCCGGAGCGGGCCGGGGCACACCGGAATTTATGTTTATTACAGTCAGCACAGGCGTGGGCGCGGGGCTGGTGCTGGGCGGGCGGCTGCATCTGGCGGGCAATGGGCTGGACGCCGAATTGGGCTTTGTGAGCGTGCCTGCTGCGTGGCAACCGGGGGAAGAAGTGCCGCCGCTGGGCCGATTGGGGCCACTGGAATTTGAAAGCAGCGGCACGGCGTTGGGTGGGCAAGCGCAGCTTTTGGGCTTTGCCGATGCCCGCGCCCTGTGCGACGCCGCAGAGGTGGGAAATCTGCAAGCGGAAGCCGTCTACACCCGCTCGGCAGCGTTGATGGCGTGGAAAATAGCCGATATCGCCGCCTTGTTGGGCGTTACGCGGGTGGCACTGGGCGGCAGCGTGGGCCTGCGCCCCGGCTACCTTACACGGGTGCAGGCCAGTCTTGCGCTCTTTCCCGCCCGCTATCAACCCAAAGTGGTTCACGCCGAATTGGGGGCCGATGCAGGCTTGATCGGCGCGGCGCTCTGGGCGGGGCGAGGTTAA
- a CDS encoding HD-GYP domain-containing protein, giving the protein MGFIIWASSAVRRPMFEDLDFPPYPALDKSKLRTTAVCAADPSASSSHGRSGGPAPKADLMQVMLEAQPQALFLLDAAGLILEVGGAWETLTGLKPDEVRGRPLLEWLRYDRAHYPAALRRGQGVLEDAELLTRHSCHVVRVVWAERGPMIAGSLEALKVSAQHTFDLSERLNHTERALDDAIHLLGVSQDAWQAEHIRRIVDFAQRLAGAAGLGPSEVRAVRWGAALHDIGKARVPQEILHKPGPLNALEYEVILQHPLWGVQVLAELPFLPAQTVDAVRHHHERWDGHGYPLGLREEAIPLVARIMAIVDVFDALTSVRPYKPAWPYQDAVEHLIRESGRQFDPELTQLFVCGVLGFSHLLPRFEAQQ; this is encoded by the coding sequence AAATCCAAACTTCGCACGACTGCGGTCTGTGCCGCCGATCCATCGGCTTCCAGTTCGCATGGGCGCTCTGGAGGGCCTGCTCCCAAAGCCGACCTCATGCAGGTGATGCTTGAAGCGCAGCCGCAAGCCCTGTTCCTGCTGGATGCCGCGGGCCTGATTCTGGAAGTAGGCGGCGCGTGGGAAACCTTGACGGGCCTGAAGCCGGACGAAGTGCGGGGCCGCCCCCTGCTGGAATGGCTGCGCTATGACCGCGCCCATTATCCAGCGGCGCTGCGGCGCGGGCAAGGCGTCCTGGAAGATGCTGAACTCTTGACTCGTCACTCCTGTCATGTGGTGCGTGTGGTGTGGGCCGAGCGTGGCCCCATGATCGCGGGCAGCCTGGAAGCCCTGAAGGTCAGCGCCCAGCACACCTTCGATCTCAGCGAGCGCCTGAACCACACTGAACGTGCTCTGGACGACGCGATTCATCTGTTGGGAGTCAGTCAGGATGCGTGGCAGGCCGAACACATTCGCCGGATCGTGGATTTTGCCCAGCGGTTGGCAGGTGCGGCAGGTCTGGGGCCAAGTGAAGTGCGGGCCGTGCGGTGGGGAGCCGCCCTGCACGACATCGGTAAGGCGCGGGTGCCGCAGGAAATCCTGCATAAACCCGGCCCCCTGAACGCGCTGGAGTACGAAGTGATCTTGCAGCATCCCCTGTGGGGTGTGCAGGTCTTGGCCGAACTGCCGTTTTTGCCCGCCCAGACCGTGGACGCCGTGCGCCACCACCACGAACGCTGGGACGGTCACGGCTACCCGCTGGGCCTGCGCGAAGAGGCGATTCCGCTGGTGGCCCGCATCATGGCGATTGTGGATGTCTTCGACGCCCTGACCAGCGTGCGGCCCTACAAACCCGCCTGGCCCTATCAGGACGCCGTAGAACACCTGATCCGCGAAAGCGGCCGCCAGTTCGACCCCGAACTCACCCAGTTGTTTGTCTGCGGGGTGCTGGGCTTCAGCCACCTGCTGCCGCGTTTTGAAGCTCAGCAGTGA